DNA sequence from the Longimicrobiaceae bacterium genome:
TGGAGCAGGCGACCGAGGCGGCGGCCGGGCGCGACGTCCGGCTCGGCGGCGGGGTGGCCACCGTCCGGCAGTACCTGCAGGCGGGGCTGGTCGACGAGCTGCACCTCGCAATCCGGCCGGTGCTCCTGGGGGCCGGGGAACACCTGCTGGGGGGCATCGACCTCCGCGCGCTTGGCTACGAGTGCGCGGAGACGGTCGTCGGCGAGCGCGCGACCCACTTCTTCATCCGCCGGCGTGCGTGACCGCGCCGCGGCGTCCGGCCCGGCCCCGGCGCCCGGCTCCGCCAAACTATCGGCTGCAGGGAATATGGGGCTGTCCAAGTTGTCGCCGACGAAAGGCTTGCGCGACGGCCCCGCACCTCTGACCCTTGTGTCGTTAGGCCGCGTTGCCGTCGCTTCTGCACGTCGCCGGTCCTTCTCACTTATCCGACGCCGAGTATGCCATCAACAATTCCAACGCGATTTCGAATCGTCATTGCGGGGCTTGTTCTCGCCTCGCTCTGGGGTATCAAGCTCCTGCCTGGTTGGACCGATCCATTTATACTCTTGCTCAAGGGTGCCGCTCTTGCTGGATCCTTGATTTGGCTGCGAATGGCCTGGACCGGCGAGATTCCCCCCAAATACTTGCGCGAGATCAAATTTCGAGGCAGCACGCAAGCTGCTCCGCAACCCCACGACCTGCAAGGTTGAGCCGCTGTTTCGCGAGACCCATCCGGCCTGATGCCCGATCACGCGTCTGACGCGTCGCGGCTTGGCCGCCTGGGCGACGTAGTCCCGCGCGCCATGCCCCACTGTGCGTTCTTCGCCGACGTCGCCGTTTTGGCCTCCACGGTCGGCGCCTTTGCGCACGGATGGCGGGACGCTACTTATGAGTCGCACGGCGGCGATCACGCACCGAGATCCGATCTCCCTCCGGCGCGCTCGTCTCAAGGTAGCCGGCGTCGCCTCTGGGTTCGGCCTGCTCCGGATCGTCCGGCGCCACGCAACCGCTTGGCAATGCTGTGCTTTGCGCGGCCCAACGAGGCGTTGAAGGAGAAAAGCCAGCTACGTCGCCGATTGTCCGGCCGACATCGCTTGGACAGCTCCGCTCCGACCTGCGACCTTGCACGCGCTGACTTCCCCTCAACTTGGGGGCGTTAGGCGGCTACATGCTTCCTGCCAGGTAGATGCTGATGCGGGCTCCCGCGTCTCTATGCGTAGTGACCGCATTCCTCGCAGCGTGTAGCCGCGGGGCACCGGCCGCTCGGCGTGCGGATCCCGCCGAGGCCGTCGGCTCCTCGGCGCCGGCCCACCTCGCGGCCGCGGTCGGCGACCCGACAGGGCGCTGGATTGTCATCAGCGAGACGGCGCCCGGCGTGAGCGCCATGGAGGATGAGGAGCGGCATGCGTGGCGCGGCCGTGCGGTGCTATACGAACGTGACGTCGCCGCAGTCGGCCGCGACACGTGCCGCGGGCCGCACTATACGTCCCGCGCCGTGGACGCCGATAGTCTCCTCGATATCGACTTCCGCATCGCTCCGGCCGACCTCGGGCTCGCCCCGCACGGACGTCTCGTGTTGACCGACGTTACGTGCGGCGGGGCCACGTGGACGGCGCCGGGTTCCGTCCTGCTCAGGGTAAGCCCGACGCGCGCGTACATCACCTGGGGCGGCGTGTTTTTTCTCCTCGCCCGTCAGACGTGACGCCGTCGTGGCGTGCAAGGCGCCTCACGAAGCGTTGCAGGCGCCTGGTAGGAAGCATTCCGATCGACGCGACCCCTGCTATATCGGAGGCCTCATGGAAACGTCCGTGGGTCACACCGTCTCAGTCCAGACCGCGGCGACCCGGGGCATCGCCGCCGTGCGCACTCGGCTTCCCGCGCGGCGCGTCGCTGCGGTGTTCGCCGGGTACCTGGATCAGGTCTACGCCGCGGCGCGCTACGGCGCGGTGCATCTCGACGGCCAGAACGTCTTTGTCTACCGCGGCAGCGGCCCAGACGACGAGGTGGAGGTCGACTTCGGCGTGGGCGTCACGGCGCCGTTCCCCCCGGCCGGTCCGGTGCAGTATGCCGAGCTACCCACCGGCGAGGTCGCCACGACGACCCACTGGGGCGACTACGGGCGGCTCGGCGAGGCGCACGCGGCGGTGATCGCCTGGTGCCAGGCGAACGGGCGCGAGCCGGCGGGGCCGCGCTGGGAAGTCTACGGCCACTGGAATCCAAGCGAGGGGCCGCCGCGGACGGACGTCTATTACCTCCTCGCACGGTAGGCCGGGCGCGGGTAAGCTTCCGTGAACCGCCATCGGGTGAATCCAAGCCTTCGCGCTGTTGGCTCGCGAACGTGGAATCCAGCTGATTTCGCTGGCAGACCGACTCGAGCAGCTGGCAACTCCCGCCGAAGATGATACACCTGACAACTGGAACTCCGCCCATGATCGCCGCCGAACAATCGGCTGCAGGGGATGCGGGGCGTCCATGATTCGTGAGCGAGAGGCTTGCGCGCCGGCCTCGCACCCCCGACCCTGGTGCCGTTAGTCCGCAGAAGGCACACTCTCCCTGACCACCGCCCACCCTCGGAATTCTATGAAGCGAGTCACTGGCATCGGCGGCATCTTCTTCAAAGCCAAGGACGCTCCGGCGCTACACGCGTGGTACAAGCGGCACCTCGGAATCGACGTCCAAGCATGGGGCGGCGCGGCTTTCGATTGGACCGACGGTGAAGGTAAGCCGGTTGGCGGGACCACCGCCTGGCTCATCGCTTCGGAGGAAAGCGACCAGTTCGCGCCCAGCACTGCGCCTTTCATGGTCAACTACCGGGTGGCGGATCTCCGCGCCCTGCTCGCAGCTTTACGCGAAGAAGGCTGCAACGTCCTCGAGAAGGTCGACGATTCCGAGTACGGAAAGTTCGGCTGGGTCATGGATCCCGAAGGAAACAAGGTGGAGCTTTGGGAACCGCCCGCAGGCCAATGACCAGACCGGCCGGCTTCGACACCGATCTTCGGCCGTAGCGTCGTCGGGCTGGCCCGCCCGGCGACGCCCTCGGCGGGCGGCTTATCTCGAACGCCGGGCCTCGCACGCACGTGCGGCGCGCGATGACGGGCAGGGGGCATGTGGGAGATCGACGGCGGCGAAAGGTAGGGGAGCGGGACGGTCCTCGAGTGGTGCGGTACGAAGCACCGCCCCGAGCCGAGCGCGGGCTGTATGGGAGCGGCGGGAGGACTTCCGGCCGCCTGCCAGTCCCGACGCGCGAGGGGCGGCGTATCCCGCGCGGAGGGGTGTCCGCCCCTTCCGCGGGGCACCCCGGCGCGCGATATTCACAGCCGGTCCACGCCCGTCTCCAGACGCGTGCGGGGACCGGAAGCCGCGCTTCAAGTGTATCTGCCGCAGGCACTTGCCCGCCCAGCCGCCCATCTCCCGCTAGACCGCGAGCCGAATGTCGTTCGTACATCTGCACTGCCATTCCGAGTACTCGCTGCTGGACGGTGCCAACCGCATCGGCGACCTGATCAAGCGCGCGCAGGAGTTCGAGCAGCCGGCGCTGGCGCTCACCGACCACGGCTGCATGTTCGGCGCGTGGCTCTTCCAGGAGCAGGCGAAGAAGGCGGGCATCAAGCCCATCGTGGGCATGGAGGCGTACGTGGCGCCGGGCAGCCGCCACGACCGCGGCAAGGTGAAGGGCGAGAAGGGCTACTACCACCTGGTGCTCCTCGCGCGCGACCTGACGGGCTACAAGAACCTGGCGAAGCTCACCTCCATCGGGTACACCGAGGGGTTCTACAGCAAGCCCCGCATCGACCGCGAGGTGCTGGCGAAGTACAGCGAAGGGCTCATCGTCTCCAGCGCCTGCCTGGCGGGCGAGGTGGCGCAGCACCTGATGGAGGACCGCTGGGACCAGGCGCGCGAAGCTGTGGCCTGGCACCAGGAGACCTTCCGCGACAGCTACTACCTGGAGGTCCAGGGCCACGACTCCGACGGCCAGAGCGAGCTGAACCGCCGCATCTTCAAGCTGGCGGAGGAGGCCGGCGCGCCCGTGGTCGCCACCAACGACGCGCACTTTCTGCGCGCCGGCGACCACTCCGCGCACGACGTGCTGCTGTGCATCGGCCTGGGGAAGGACTTCAGCGACCCCAACCGGATGAAGTACGACGGGCAGCTCTACTTCAAGAACACCGACGAGATGCGCGACCGCTTCCCCGGCCGCCCCGACGTGCTGGAGAACACGCTGCGCATCGCCGACGAGTGCAACTGGAGCTATCCCAAGGGCTACTTCGTCCCCGCCTTCCCCGTCGCCGAGCAGGGCTTCAGGACGGAGGCGGAGATGCTGACCGACTGGGTTTGGCGCGGCGCCATCGAGCGGTACGGGCCCGAGGGCACGCCGGCCGACGCGGATCCGAAGGCGGTGCTGCCGCAGCACATCGTGGAGCGCGCCGAGTACGAGCTGAGCGTCATCGCCAACCCCAAGCTGGACTACTCCGGCTACTTCCTGATCACGGCCGACTTCATCAAGTGGGCGCGCGACCACGGCATCCCCGTGGGCCCGGGCCGCGGCTCGGCCGCCGGCAGCATCGTGGCGTACTGCACGGGCATCACCGACATCTGCCCCATCGACTTCGACCTGCTGTTCGAGCGCTTCCTGAACCCCGAGCGCGTGTCGATGCCCGACATCGACGTGGACTTCTGCTTCGAGCGGCGCGGCGAGGTGATCGAGTACGTGCGCGAGAAGTACGGCCGCGACGCGGTGGGCCAGATCATCACCTTTGGGACGATGAAGAGCCGCGCCGTGATCAAGGACGTGGGCCGCACGCTCGGCTTCCTGCCGGCCGAGACGGACCGCCTGGCGAAGCTGATCCCCAACGCCCCGGCGTACTCGCTCACCGTGGAAGAGGCGCGCAAGCAGATCCCGGACGTGAAGGAGCTGTACGAGAAGGACGACCGCTACCGGCAGCTCATGGACTACTCCAGCACGCTGGAGGGCCTGGCCCGCCACAGCAGCGTGCACGCGGCCGGCGTGGTGATCGCGCCCGGGCCGCTGGACGAGTACGTGCCCATCTGCACCCAGAGCACCAAGGGCAGCGGCAGCGGCGGCGGCGAGAGCATCATCGTGACCCAGTACGACATGACCTGCCTGGAGAAGGCGGGCATGCTGAAGATGGACTTCCTGGGGCTCAAGACGCTGACCGTGATCTTCGACGCGGTCAACGCCATCCGCGCCCGCCACGGCGCGCTCCGCCACCCCGCGACCGGCGTGGTGTTCAAGCGGGCCGAGGACATCCCGCTGGATGACCCCGAGGTCTACAAGATGCTGGCGCGCGGCGGCACCGCGGGCGTCTTCCAGTTCGAAAGCTCGCTGGCGACCGAGAAGCTGCGGCAGATGAAGGCCGACCGCTTCGACGACCTGATCGCCGCCAACGCCCTGCTGCGGCCCGGCCCGCTGGACATGGGCATGGACATGGTGTACATCCGCCGCAAGCTGGGGCAGGAGCCGGTGCGTTACGCGCATCCCGACCTGGCGGAGACGCTGGAGCCCACCTACGGCGTGATCGTGTACCAGGAGCAGGTCATGCGCATCGCCCAGATCCTGGGCGGCTTCTCGCTGGCGCAGGCCGACGTGCTGCGCAAGGCGGTGGGCAAGAAGGACGCGGAGCTGATCAAGAAGGAGCTGGGCGGCTTCATCTCCGGCGCCGTCGCCAAGGGGCACGACAAGCAGCTGGTGACCGAGCTGGCCGAGCAGATCGAGGCGTTCGGGCGCTACGGCTTCAACAAGTCGCACTCGGCCGCGTACGGGCTGCTGGCGTACCAGACGGCGTGGCTCAAGTGCCACTACCCGGCGGAGTTCATGGCCGCGCTCATGAGCAGCGTGGTCGACAAGATCGACGACGTGGTGAGCTACATCGCCCAGTGCCGCGAGATGGGCAAGTACCTGCCGCGCGTGGGCCGCGAGGGCGTGGAGGTGCTGCCGCCGCACGTGAATGAGTCCAACTGGAAGTTCACCGTGGTGGGCGAGGGCGTGGGCAGCATCCGCTTCGGCCTGGGCGCCATCCGCGGCGTGGGCGAGGGCGCCGTGCGCTCCATTCTGGCCGCTCGCGAGGCCGAGGGCCCGTTCGAGTCGATGTTCGACCTGCTGTGCCGCATCGACCTGCGGCTGTGCAACAAGCGCGTGCTGGAGGCGCTGATCTGCGCAGGCGCGCTCGACGGCTTCGCGGCCAACGGCGGGCGCAACCAGCTGCTCGCCGGGCTGGACACGACGTTCGCGGTCGCGCAGACGGTGCAGAAGGAAGCCGAGAGCAGCCAGGAGAACTTCTTCGACGCCATCCTGGGGGGCGGCGAGGGCGGTACGTCCACGCTGGTGCAGGCGCCCGCGCTGCCGCAGGTGGCCAAGTGGAGCGAGACGGAGCGGCTGGCGCGCGAGAAGGAGATCCTGGGCTTCTTCATCTCCGGCCACCCCCTCAACAACTTCCGCGACGAGGTGGGGCTGTTCGAGCCCAAGGTGACGACCGCGACGCTCAAGGCCTGCCGCGACAGCAAGGTGGAGCTGGCGTGCGTGGTTACCGAGGCGGCGCGGCAGATCAGCAAACGCGACGCGTCGGAGTGGGGCCGCATCACCGTGGAGGACTTCCACGGCACGGCCACGGTGCTCGCGTTCGGCGACTCGTGGGGCAAGTTCAAGGACGTGCTGAAGCAGGACGCGCCCGTGCTCATCCGCGGCGCGGTCAGCGGCCGCGAGCGCGACGAGGAGGACCCGCCCATCTTCCTGGACAGCGCCGTGGCCCTCGCAGACCTGCGCGAGACGGGCGACGTGGGCGTGGCGCTGGAGCTGTCCCCGCGCGACTCCGACCCGTCGGTGGTCGCCGCCGCCAAGCGCATCTTCGAGCGGCACCCCGGCCCCGGTCCGCTCTACGTCGTCTGGCGCAGCGGCGGCCAGGACGGCGCGGCCGACGTCGCCCGCCTCCGCTCCAAGCTGCGCGTCTCCCCGGGCGATGGCCTGCTCCGCGAGCTCCGCGAGCTGCTGGGGGATGAACGCGTGAGCCTGACGCGGGGGTAGAGCCGTCGGCGATGTAAGTCGGTCAAACAGAGCGGGGAACGGTGGATGGTGGAGCCGTTCCCCGCCTTTGTTTCATCTGATCCAAAGGTGGCTGGGGACGTCGTAGGTACGCTTGGCCCGCGGTCGCGCACCTCCGCAGAGGTGGCAGATAATCCAACCCTGCCCCGGCGCTCGCCCTGCTTGCCGCCTCGGGTTTCCTCCAGGGCGGTTTTCATCAGTGCGCACTCGACGTAGAATTCACCTGATCGAGAATCGGGCCGCCTACAATCCATCCGCCGGGCACGGCTTCCACCGGAGCAGCACGAATGACCGCCACGATCGCAGGGCCACGCACCGTCCGCGCGCCGCGCGGGTCCGAGATCTCCTGCCGCGGGTGGCAGCAGGAGGCCGCGCTGCGGATGCTGATGAACAACCTGGACCCCGACGTGGCCGAGCGCCCCGACGACCTGGTGGTCTACGGCGGCACCGGCCGCGCCGCGCGGAGCTGGGAGGCGTTCGACGCCATGGTCGCCACGCTGCGCACCCTGGCCGACGACGAGACGATGATCGTCCAGTCCGGCAAGCCCGTCGCCGTGTTCCGCACGCACCGCCACGCGCCGCGCGTGCTCATCGCCAACAGCAACCTGGTGCCGCGCTGGGCCAACTGGGAGACCTTCCGCGACCTGGAGCGGCAGGGGCTGACCATGTACGGCCAGATGACGGCCGGATCCTGGATCTACATCGGCACGCAGGGGATTTTGCAGGGCACGTACGAGACGTTCGGCGAGGTCGCGCGGCAGCACTTCGGAGGGAGCCTGCGGGGGACGTGGACGCTCACCGGCGGCATGGGCGGCATGGGCGGCGCGCAGCCGCTGGCGGTGACGATGAACGACGGCGCCGTGCTGTGCGTGGACGTGGACCCGTCGCGCATCCAGCGCCGCATCGGCACGCGGTACTGCGACCGCATGACGCACGACCTGGACGAGGCGCTGCGCTGGACGCTTGAGGCGCGCGACCGTGGCGAGGCCCTGTCCGTCGGCCTGGTCGGCAACTGCGCGGAGGTGCTGCCGGAGCTGGTGCGCCGCGGCGTCACCCCCGACGCGCTGACCGACCAGACCAGCGCCCACGACGCGCTGGTCGGCTACGTCCCCGCCGGCCTCTCGCTCGAGGAGGCGGACGCCCTACGCGCCGCCGACCCGGCGGAGTACCAGCGCCGGTCCATGGCCTCCATGCGCGCCCACTGCGAGGCGATGGTGACCATGCAGTCGCGCGGTGCCGTGACCTTCGACTACGGCAACAAC
Encoded proteins:
- a CDS encoding GyrI-like domain-containing protein; protein product: METSVGHTVSVQTAATRGIAAVRTRLPARRVAAVFAGYLDQVYAAARYGAVHLDGQNVFVYRGSGPDDEVEVDFGVGVTAPFPPAGPVQYAELPTGEVATTTHWGDYGRLGEAHAAVIAWCQANGREPAGPRWEVYGHWNPSEGPPRTDVYYLLAR
- a CDS encoding VOC family protein, with the translated sequence MKRVTGIGGIFFKAKDAPALHAWYKRHLGIDVQAWGGAAFDWTDGEGKPVGGTTAWLIASEESDQFAPSTAPFMVNYRVADLRALLAALREEGCNVLEKVDDSEYGKFGWVMDPEGNKVELWEPPAGQ
- the dnaE gene encoding DNA polymerase III subunit alpha; its protein translation is MSFVHLHCHSEYSLLDGANRIGDLIKRAQEFEQPALALTDHGCMFGAWLFQEQAKKAGIKPIVGMEAYVAPGSRHDRGKVKGEKGYYHLVLLARDLTGYKNLAKLTSIGYTEGFYSKPRIDREVLAKYSEGLIVSSACLAGEVAQHLMEDRWDQAREAVAWHQETFRDSYYLEVQGHDSDGQSELNRRIFKLAEEAGAPVVATNDAHFLRAGDHSAHDVLLCIGLGKDFSDPNRMKYDGQLYFKNTDEMRDRFPGRPDVLENTLRIADECNWSYPKGYFVPAFPVAEQGFRTEAEMLTDWVWRGAIERYGPEGTPADADPKAVLPQHIVERAEYELSVIANPKLDYSGYFLITADFIKWARDHGIPVGPGRGSAAGSIVAYCTGITDICPIDFDLLFERFLNPERVSMPDIDVDFCFERRGEVIEYVREKYGRDAVGQIITFGTMKSRAVIKDVGRTLGFLPAETDRLAKLIPNAPAYSLTVEEARKQIPDVKELYEKDDRYRQLMDYSSTLEGLARHSSVHAAGVVIAPGPLDEYVPICTQSTKGSGSGGGESIIVTQYDMTCLEKAGMLKMDFLGLKTLTVIFDAVNAIRARHGALRHPATGVVFKRAEDIPLDDPEVYKMLARGGTAGVFQFESSLATEKLRQMKADRFDDLIAANALLRPGPLDMGMDMVYIRRKLGQEPVRYAHPDLAETLEPTYGVIVYQEQVMRIAQILGGFSLAQADVLRKAVGKKDAELIKKELGGFISGAVAKGHDKQLVTELAEQIEAFGRYGFNKSHSAAYGLLAYQTAWLKCHYPAEFMAALMSSVVDKIDDVVSYIAQCREMGKYLPRVGREGVEVLPPHVNESNWKFTVVGEGVGSIRFGLGAIRGVGEGAVRSILAAREAEGPFESMFDLLCRIDLRLCNKRVLEALICAGALDGFAANGGRNQLLAGLDTTFAVAQTVQKEAESSQENFFDAILGGGEGGTSTLVQAPALPQVAKWSETERLAREKEILGFFISGHPLNNFRDEVGLFEPKVTTATLKACRDSKVELACVVTEAARQISKRDASEWGRITVEDFHGTATVLAFGDSWGKFKDVLKQDAPVLIRGAVSGRERDEEDPPIFLDSAVALADLRETGDVGVALELSPRDSDPSVVAAAKRIFERHPGPGPLYVVWRSGGQDGAADVARLRSKLRVSPGDGLLRELRELLGDERVSLTRG
- the hutU gene encoding urocanate hydratase; translation: MTATIAGPRTVRAPRGSEISCRGWQQEAALRMLMNNLDPDVAERPDDLVVYGGTGRAARSWEAFDAMVATLRTLADDETMIVQSGKPVAVFRTHRHAPRVLIANSNLVPRWANWETFRDLERQGLTMYGQMTAGSWIYIGTQGILQGTYETFGEVARQHFGGSLRGTWTLTGGMGGMGGAQPLAVTMNDGAVLCVDVDPSRIQRRIGTRYCDRMTHDLDEALRWTLEARDRGEALSVGLVGNCAEVLPELVRRGVTPDALTDQTSAHDALVGYVPAGLSLEEADALRAADPAEYQRRSMASMRAHCEAMVTMQSRGAVTFDYGNNLRTQALDAGFADAFAFPGFVPAYVRNLFCEGKGPFRWVALSGDPADIRRTDDLVLELFPEDEHLRRWIEKAQERVEFQGLPARICWLGQGERAKFGVALNDLVASGELSAPIVIGRDHLDTGSVASPFRETESMRDGSDAIADWPILNALVNVASGASWVSFHHGGGVGIGNSLHAGQVIVADGTPEMRERLERVLTNDPGMGVIRHADAGYETAIDTARDQGLRIPMRDTATDFGAA